The Betaproteobacteria bacterium genome contains the following window.
CGCTTTATTTACTCTTTTTCATTCCTGGTATTTCCGCGCTTGCCTGGTTCGGCGTGGGATTCGCCACGGATTCCTGGGCGATGCTGGAACAATCTCAAACCACCTCCAACGGGCTTCCCGTCTACCCGCTCAAGACCATCATTCCCATCGCCGGCGCGTTGTTGTTGGTCCAGGGCATTGCCGAGATCGTTAGGTGCGTGATCTGCATCCGTACCGGCGAATGGCCCATGCGCTTGCAAGACGTGGAGGAATTGGACATCGAGGAACTGAAAGCGAGCCTCGCGCAAGCGCAAAGCGCGGAAAAATGAAAGCAGCACGCTTCGGGTTGTTCTTCCTGGTCGCCGCCATCGCCGCCATCGTCTTACTGCTGCTGATCCCCGAGGAGATCACGCGCGGACACTTGGGCTTGCTCATGCTGGGGCTCATCGTGGTGG
Protein-coding sequences here:
- a CDS encoding TRAP transporter small permease subunit yields the protein MNRYLLAVDRLNARIGKAFAWCIVGLTAMVCYDVVVRYVLRAPTSWGLDVSLMFYGALFMMAGGYTLSRNGHVRGDVLYRFLSPRVQASLDLALYLLFFIPGISALAWFGVGFATDSWAMLEQSQTTSNGLPVYPLKTIIPIAGALLLVQGIAEIVRCVICIRTGEWPMRLQDVEELDIEELKASLAQAQSAEK